A single region of the Devosia sp. FJ2-5-3 genome encodes:
- a CDS encoding iron ABC transporter permease, giving the protein MNQLAIGRASRRSRITISPWTALACAAAALALLPIITIALTAFADTGALWGHVLVHVLPQSAWNTGVLLVGTGIIATCVGTGAAWIVSAYDFRGRGVLEWALLLPLAVPTYIMAYAYLDILSPLGPVQGAVRYVLGYSSPRQFRLPDIRSMWGAILVFGFVLYPYVYLTARAMFLTQAANLVEVSRTLGVSRNAVFWRVALPLARPAIAVGVSLVLMEVLNDVGAAQFLGIRTMTASIYTTWIVRTDLAGAAQIAMAMLVIVIALLVMERWARRNQRFASNAQRARPMVPERLVGLKAFIALGLGLTPILIGFAGPALYLIVAAIRRLEFAGLSSTLVRATLNTISVSAIAMLVVLVLGFATAYAGRLRPGRMSAALSRIATLGYAVPGTVLAIGILVPVAAFDRSLDGFVRQAMGWSTGLLLLGSGAALVYAYTARFLAISTGGIEAGLSRIPPSFDHASRTLGQSATGTMLHIHLPLSRTAIVAAGLLVFVDCMKELPATLLLRPLNFETLATLLYGEAARGTYEDAALAALILVLVGILPVILLARTGRAAGVARPAHDAGDHTHRRTLTADSA; this is encoded by the coding sequence ATGAACCAGCTCGCCATCGGACGCGCTTCGCGTCGGTCGCGCATCACGATCAGCCCCTGGACCGCGTTGGCCTGTGCCGCCGCGGCCCTCGCGCTTTTGCCGATCATCACCATTGCGCTGACGGCCTTCGCCGACACCGGCGCCCTCTGGGGCCATGTGCTGGTCCATGTACTGCCCCAATCGGCCTGGAACACTGGGGTCCTGCTGGTCGGAACCGGGATCATCGCCACCTGCGTCGGCACGGGCGCAGCCTGGATCGTTTCGGCCTATGACTTCCGGGGCCGCGGCGTGCTCGAATGGGCCCTGCTGCTTCCGCTGGCGGTGCCGACCTACATCATGGCCTATGCCTATCTCGATATTCTGAGCCCACTCGGCCCGGTACAGGGGGCGGTGCGGTATGTCCTCGGCTATTCGAGCCCACGCCAGTTTCGCCTGCCCGACATCCGTTCGATGTGGGGCGCGATCCTCGTCTTCGGCTTCGTCCTCTACCCCTATGTGTATCTGACCGCCCGGGCGATGTTCCTGACCCAGGCTGCCAATCTGGTGGAGGTATCGCGCACGCTGGGCGTCAGCCGTAACGCCGTTTTCTGGCGTGTCGCCCTGCCCCTGGCGCGCCCGGCCATTGCGGTCGGCGTGTCTCTGGTGCTGATGGAAGTGCTCAATGACGTCGGGGCAGCCCAATTCCTGGGCATCCGCACCATGACGGCCTCCATCTATACAACGTGGATCGTCCGCACCGATCTGGCAGGAGCGGCGCAGATCGCAATGGCCATGCTGGTCATTGTCATTGCGCTTCTGGTGATGGAGCGCTGGGCGCGTCGAAACCAGCGCTTTGCCTCGAATGCGCAGCGAGCCCGGCCCATGGTGCCGGAGCGGCTGGTCGGGCTGAAGGCGTTTATTGCGCTGGGGCTGGGCCTGACGCCGATTCTGATCGGCTTTGCCGGCCCGGCACTCTACCTCATCGTTGCGGCCATCAGGCGGCTCGAATTCGCTGGGCTTTCATCGACGCTGGTTCGCGCCACGCTCAACACGATCAGCGTTTCCGCGATCGCCATGCTGGTTGTGCTGGTGCTCGGTTTCGCCACCGCCTATGCCGGACGGCTCCGGCCCGGCCGGATGAGCGCCGCCCTGTCTCGTATTGCAACCTTGGGCTATGCCGTTCCCGGGACCGTGCTGGCAATCGGCATCCTCGTGCCTGTGGCGGCGTTCGACCGAAGCCTCGATGGCTTCGTTCGGCAGGCCATGGGCTGGTCGACGGGTCTTTTGCTCCTCGGCTCGGGTGCGGCGCTGGTCTATGCCTATACGGCGCGCTTCCTCGCCATTTCCACCGGCGGCATCGAGGCCGGCCTCAGCCGCATTCCGCCGTCCTTCGATCATGCGTCGCGAACGCTGGGGCAAAGCGCCACCGGCACCATGCTCCATATCCATCTGCCGCTATCGCGCACGGCAATCGTGGCCGCGGGCCTGCTGGTGTTCGTCGACTGCATGAAGGAACTGCCGGCAACCTTGTTGCTGCGGCCGCTCAATTTCGAAACGCTGGCGACCCTGCTCTATGGCGAAGCGGCCCGCGGGACCTATGAAGATGCCGCGCTGGCGGCACTGATCCTCGTATTGGTCGGCATCCTCCCCGTGATCCTGCTGGCCCGCACCGGCAGGGCCGCCGGCGTGGCGCGGCCCGCCCATGATGCAGGGGACCACACCCATCGTCGAACCCTCACTGCCGACAGCGCGTGA
- a CDS encoding Fe(3+) ABC transporter substrate-binding protein, with protein MTKLAGILSATSFLVLGCAVPALAQEVNIYTTREPGLIQPILDAFTAETGVKVNTVFLQDGLIERVSAEGESSPADILMTVDFGALIDLVNAGLTQPVDSEVLETTVPEALRDPDGNWFALSGRARVVYAAKDLDLDAITYEQLADEQWRDRLCIRSGQHPYNTAMIAAYIAKHGEEEARTWLEGLKANQARVAAGGDRDGARDIAAGICDIAVANSYYYGLMSSGAGGDEQKAWSDAIKVILPTFENGGTLVNISGAGVAAHAPHRDEAVQLLEYLVSGPAQKLYAEANFEYPVNATAEIHPIIAGIGTLTPDTLPLTEVLPHRTRASELVDEVNFDTFE; from the coding sequence ATGACCAAACTTGCAGGAATTTTGAGCGCCACCAGTTTTCTGGTGCTGGGCTGTGCCGTTCCGGCCCTTGCCCAGGAGGTCAACATCTACACCACGCGCGAGCCTGGGTTGATCCAGCCCATTCTCGACGCCTTCACAGCCGAAACCGGCGTCAAGGTGAACACGGTTTTCCTGCAGGATGGACTCATCGAGCGTGTCTCGGCTGAAGGCGAAAGCTCCCCCGCCGATATCTTGATGACGGTCGATTTCGGTGCCCTGATCGATCTCGTCAATGCCGGCCTCACTCAGCCTGTCGACTCCGAAGTTCTGGAGACAACCGTTCCCGAGGCCTTGCGCGATCCCGATGGTAACTGGTTTGCCCTGTCGGGCCGCGCACGCGTGGTCTACGCCGCCAAGGACCTCGACCTCGACGCCATTACCTATGAACAGCTTGCCGACGAGCAATGGCGCGATCGCCTCTGCATCCGCTCGGGCCAGCATCCCTATAACACCGCAATGATCGCGGCCTACATCGCCAAGCATGGCGAGGAGGAAGCCCGCACCTGGCTCGAAGGCCTCAAGGCCAACCAGGCTCGCGTCGCCGCTGGCGGTGACCGTGATGGCGCGCGCGACATCGCCGCCGGCATTTGTGATATTGCTGTCGCCAATTCCTATTACTATGGCCTGATGAGCAGTGGCGCCGGTGGCGACGAGCAGAAGGCCTGGTCCGATGCGATCAAGGTGATCCTGCCCACGTTCGAAAATGGCGGCACGCTGGTCAATATTTCCGGCGCCGGCGTTGCCGCGCACGCCCCCCATCGCGACGAAGCCGTGCAATTGCTCGAATACCTCGTCTCCGGGCCGGCCCAGAAGCTCTACGCCGAGGCCAATTTCGAATATCCAGTCAATGCGACCGCCGAAATTCATCCGATCATCGCCGGCATTGGCACATTGACCCCCGACACCCTCCCGCTGACGGAAGTCCTTCCGCATCGCACCCGCGCCAGCGAACTGGTCGACGAAGTCAATTTCGACACCTTCGAGTAA
- a CDS encoding ABC transporter ATP-binding protein: MQQAAPILSVHAVSRRFGKVAALDKVSLDIKQAEIVCLVGHSGCGKSTLLRVIAGIEDIDGGRVVLDGEQVCGDGVFVEPEHRSVGFMLQDYALFPHMTARQNIGFGLKKLSRGEAAIRVEDIIERLGLAPLANRYPHMLSGGEQQRIALARTLAPRPSILLMDEPFSNLDRGLRDDIRAETLSLLRGLGTTAIVVTHDPEEALAIGDKVVLMHRGAVIEAGTGEAIYGAPHTAYAAGFFSQVNHIPAQRKGDWLETPLGRISAPALPGPVDVFVRPRALTMSADGVPARILSRKLLGEIEEWNFELEGLARPLVMRTTARLDVAPGAIVRISMDPSDFIVIPTGKQPQV; this comes from the coding sequence ATGCAACAAGCCGCCCCTATTCTCTCCGTCCACGCAGTATCCCGCCGCTTCGGCAAGGTCGCCGCGCTCGACAAGGTTTCGCTCGACATCAAGCAGGCGGAGATCGTTTGTCTCGTCGGCCATTCTGGATGCGGGAAATCAACGCTGCTGCGTGTCATCGCCGGTATCGAGGATATTGACGGCGGCCGCGTGGTGCTGGACGGCGAACAGGTGTGTGGCGACGGCGTTTTTGTCGAGCCCGAGCACCGCAGCGTCGGCTTCATGCTGCAGGATTATGCGCTTTTCCCGCATATGACCGCCCGCCAGAATATCGGCTTCGGCTTGAAAAAACTGAGCCGGGGCGAAGCGGCGATAAGGGTCGAAGACATAATCGAGCGTTTGGGACTTGCGCCGCTCGCCAACCGTTATCCGCATATGCTTTCCGGTGGGGAGCAGCAGCGAATTGCCCTGGCGCGAACCCTTGCACCACGCCCAAGCATCTTGCTGATGGACGAGCCCTTTTCCAATCTCGATCGGGGATTGCGGGATGACATCAGGGCGGAAACGCTGTCCCTGTTGCGGGGGTTAGGCACCACCGCAATCGTCGTTACCCACGATCCCGAAGAGGCGCTCGCGATCGGCGACAAGGTCGTGTTGATGCATCGGGGGGCCGTCATCGAAGCGGGCACCGGCGAAGCCATCTACGGAGCGCCGCACACCGCCTATGCCGCGGGCTTCTTCTCGCAGGTCAACCACATACCGGCCCAGCGAAAGGGCGACTGGCTGGAGACCCCTCTCGGCCGCATCTCCGCCCCTGCCCTGCCCGGACCTGTCGATGTCTTCGTTCGTCCGCGCGCCCTGACTATGAGCGCTGACGGCGTCCCGGCGCGGATTCTCTCGCGCAAACTGCTCGGTGAGATCGAGGAATGGAACTTTGAACTCGAGGGATTGGCCCGTCCACTGGTGATGCGAACTACGGCTCGGCTTGACGTCGCACCCGGCGCGATCGTCAGGATCAGCATGGATCCGAGCGACTTCATCGTCATCCCAACGGGCAAACAGCCGCAAGTATAG
- a CDS encoding caspase family protein — protein MPKRRALVVALDEYPNPANNLPSCVNDANAFAGVMQSIYGFDEIRRLENSQATLSNVESGLDWLFEKGSSDDRLVFYFSGHGYQAQRGQDLDEVLCLYDEFLFDDDLTAKTQSLAPGVFTLVSDSCHSGGLYKVVVLDGQTVEIAQTKVLKVPPKSMAKVASFDAPGTVRRLRYRPFGAAKNSQSAVEKRFGNQPTKSFDEAGQLAMNGLLLSACLEDETASASTAKTDGKSAFTFVLLNQLNSLGSGVSNASLMESVGASLKTLGFRQTPVLMEPAQPAALGSRSFLLLDGASVSSPSIGTGDTSDPILQAIQAAISSLQGNKAMQPAIDTSTSSGTMSPQGDDKFWGAIASLVVSTLPTVIDALSKGGYVTEKDFQSAPGGQDKFFGAILGIVGSALPAVIQALSKQGFAPAKDFGGSQDKFWGALARVVATTLPTIIREVTKSGIEPQKDFGGEEKFWGAIASVVSAALPAVVQALSKQGAAPPKGFETAPENQEKFWGALASVVATALPAVVQALRKGGYEPQKDFGGGEEKFWGALASTLASAIPVVIEALSKGGYEPQKDFGGEEKFWRAYGIVMDRCLPQILSRVALDEGQLGKGFDMTKGLDTGDDKFWGAVARVVASALPTIVGELSKGAVLSNGHDDPAASMPPHLIDQIVNATGPALQRKH, from the coding sequence ATGCCCAAACGCAGAGCCCTAGTCGTGGCGCTGGATGAATACCCTAATCCCGCCAACAATCTTCCGAGCTGCGTCAACGACGCAAATGCCTTCGCCGGAGTGATGCAGTCGATTTATGGATTCGACGAAATCCGGCGGCTCGAAAATAGCCAGGCAACCCTCAGTAACGTCGAGAGCGGGCTGGACTGGCTATTTGAAAAAGGCAGTTCAGACGACCGCCTGGTCTTCTACTTCTCGGGGCACGGATACCAGGCCCAGAGGGGGCAAGATCTGGACGAGGTGCTCTGTCTTTATGACGAGTTCCTCTTCGACGACGATCTGACTGCCAAGACCCAATCGCTTGCGCCGGGGGTCTTTACGCTCGTGTCCGACAGCTGTCATTCCGGCGGCCTCTACAAGGTCGTCGTGCTCGATGGGCAAACTGTTGAAATTGCTCAGACCAAGGTGCTCAAGGTCCCGCCCAAGTCGATGGCCAAGGTTGCGAGTTTCGATGCTCCCGGAACCGTTCGAAGGCTCCGCTACAGGCCCTTCGGTGCCGCGAAGAACTCCCAATCCGCCGTGGAAAAAAGGTTCGGCAACCAACCGACGAAGAGCTTCGACGAAGCCGGACAGCTGGCGATGAACGGACTTCTGCTGTCGGCGTGTCTGGAAGACGAAACCGCCTCGGCGTCCACCGCAAAGACCGACGGTAAGTCGGCGTTTACATTCGTATTATTGAACCAGCTCAATAGTTTGGGCTCCGGGGTCTCGAATGCCAGCCTGATGGAGAGCGTTGGAGCTTCACTCAAGACCCTCGGCTTCCGTCAAACTCCAGTGCTCATGGAACCGGCTCAGCCTGCTGCGCTGGGATCGCGTTCCTTCCTCCTCCTGGACGGCGCGAGCGTCTCCAGCCCATCGATCGGGACTGGCGACACGAGCGATCCGATCCTCCAGGCGATCCAGGCAGCAATCAGTAGCTTGCAAGGGAATAAGGCCATGCAACCCGCAATTGATACCTCCACTTCCTCCGGAACGATGTCCCCACAGGGCGACGACAAGTTCTGGGGCGCCATAGCGAGCCTTGTCGTCTCGACTTTGCCGACCGTCATCGACGCCCTCAGTAAGGGCGGATATGTAACCGAGAAGGATTTCCAGTCAGCGCCCGGCGGACAGGATAAATTCTTCGGAGCTATTTTGGGGATCGTCGGCTCGGCCCTGCCGGCCGTGATACAGGCGCTGAGCAAGCAGGGTTTCGCGCCTGCCAAGGATTTCGGTGGCAGTCAGGACAAGTTCTGGGGGGCACTGGCCCGTGTCGTGGCCACAACCCTGCCCACGATCATCCGCGAAGTAACCAAGTCTGGCATCGAACCCCAGAAGGATTTCGGCGGCGAAGAGAAGTTTTGGGGCGCCATCGCCAGCGTCGTTTCGGCCGCATTGCCGGCCGTCGTTCAGGCCCTGAGCAAACAGGGTGCCGCTCCGCCCAAGGGCTTTGAAACGGCTCCCGAAAATCAGGAGAAATTCTGGGGAGCACTGGCCAGCGTCGTCGCCACGGCCCTTCCAGCGGTCGTGCAGGCGCTACGCAAGGGCGGATACGAACCCCAGAAGGATTTCGGTGGAGGTGAAGAGAAGTTCTGGGGTGCGCTCGCCAGCACTTTGGCCTCGGCGATACCGGTGGTCATCGAGGCGCTCAGCAAGGGCGGATACGAACCTCAAAAGGATTTCGGCGGCGAAGAGAAGTTCTGGAGAGCCTATGGCATCGTGATGGACCGTTGCCTTCCCCAGATTCTGTCGCGCGTGGCCCTCGACGAAGGCCAGCTCGGCAAGGGCTTCGACATGACCAAAGGCCTCGACACCGGCGACGACAAGTTCTGGGGTGCCGTCGCCCGGGTGGTCGCGTCGGCTCTTCCAACGATCGTTGGCGAACTGAGCAAGGGCGCGGTGCTTTCCAATGGTCACGATGATCCAGCCGCCAGCATGCCGCCTCACCTGATCGACCAGATCGTCAATGCTACCGGTCCAGCCCTGCAGCGGAAACACTGA
- a CDS encoding S8/S53 family peptidase — protein sequence MNLVKGLRLLALSLLFPIGSAGLAHGQGEAPNGIVISLNYQSGAFSPEFVDFIAQYGARSHLDVVPGQRLADYVIEACGQASPSNLDLFGRALEADGMAVAEDGSIEGLSGSTLAVPPCLPEPKSALVPKLALPETTFFDYFTADSAGSVAFGNDRLVQRSPEDVIAATGNVAPPDSLGEFDVGDRTQIHDYLNQRSQRWLSNDKPEDEAAFDAFLAANELVQAGSDPAMVTSVIAETYAEAGRPRFARDMEAALSGALDKYSNQPDLTSERWANIPAKSPSSAEGKMFTDEIQWLDPNPRVLPGAALAPGDIALVPQFRSQPVQIVIDPGRLPEGADDPVALVSGRLDEIESDVPVEITLLETQGISAVANSRCDNATYKNWGTDAFEDAFAAAIARSRLLGFRSGQNSNDVQIAVIDSGFVPVSKMGAFERGALNLSGQSLEVEEASASLGERRAHGTAVAGVAIGGPDLWGLTNALGLDISITPRRIYRELTIEGVVVPQVDLIKLYDAIDSEAQIFNLSFATTDKRSMDEFARFLGPYAQKLFVVAAGNNNLNYDSGGVDLVVTNLYPQLFSDESSAPNLITVASYDGVGRAWFSNFSDDYVAIAAPGCAIASWMPDVAGQEYVAARFAGTSFSAPIVSYVAAIVASLMPSDRQSPIWVRTRLLASADLVAGLSGVTDGRLLNPIKAVSVYEDLVELSDGTLVRGNLGQVNPRTLCTVPGLAPDAVLLKFARLPEPRNGKDSVIYYLRHRTLQSMDCNQIPNNNLGMSTSSGNVVIAVKDARDIIMRTPGNGTD from the coding sequence ATGAACCTCGTGAAAGGCCTGAGACTTCTTGCCCTGTCGCTGCTTTTCCCTATTGGCTCGGCAGGGCTTGCGCATGGGCAAGGCGAGGCGCCGAACGGGATAGTCATTTCGCTCAATTATCAGAGCGGTGCGTTCTCGCCGGAATTTGTCGACTTCATTGCCCAATATGGTGCGCGCAGCCACCTCGACGTCGTCCCCGGCCAGCGCTTGGCGGACTATGTCATCGAGGCATGCGGGCAAGCCAGTCCGAGCAATCTCGACCTCTTCGGCCGGGCCCTCGAAGCGGACGGAATGGCGGTCGCCGAGGACGGGTCAATAGAGGGGCTATCGGGCTCCACGCTCGCAGTCCCACCCTGTTTGCCGGAGCCGAAGAGTGCGCTGGTGCCGAAGCTGGCGCTCCCGGAGACCACGTTCTTCGACTATTTTACCGCCGACAGCGCCGGCAGCGTAGCCTTCGGGAATGACCGGCTCGTGCAGCGATCGCCGGAGGACGTGATTGCCGCGACAGGCAACGTCGCCCCGCCCGATAGTCTTGGCGAATTCGACGTCGGTGATCGCACGCAAATTCATGACTATCTCAACCAGAGGAGCCAACGCTGGTTGTCGAACGACAAACCGGAGGACGAGGCAGCCTTCGATGCCTTTCTGGCGGCCAATGAACTGGTGCAAGCCGGATCTGACCCGGCGATGGTCACCTCGGTGATAGCGGAGACCTATGCCGAAGCCGGGAGGCCCCGGTTTGCGCGGGACATGGAAGCAGCGCTGTCAGGGGCGCTCGACAAATACTCAAATCAACCCGATCTTACATCTGAGCGGTGGGCCAACATCCCTGCCAAATCACCGTCCTCCGCTGAAGGCAAAATGTTTACGGACGAGATTCAGTGGCTGGACCCAAATCCCCGGGTGCTGCCGGGCGCTGCCCTCGCGCCGGGTGACATTGCCCTGGTTCCCCAATTCCGTTCGCAGCCGGTACAGATCGTCATCGACCCGGGCCGCCTACCCGAAGGGGCCGACGATCCAGTTGCGTTGGTCAGTGGTCGGCTCGACGAAATTGAAAGCGACGTACCGGTTGAGATCACGCTCCTCGAGACCCAGGGTATCAGCGCGGTGGCCAATAGCCGGTGCGATAATGCCACCTATAAGAACTGGGGCACCGACGCGTTCGAGGATGCCTTCGCGGCAGCGATTGCGCGGTCGAGGCTCCTTGGCTTCCGCTCGGGCCAAAATAGCAACGATGTGCAGATAGCGGTGATTGATTCAGGGTTTGTGCCCGTCAGCAAGATGGGGGCATTCGAACGCGGTGCTCTCAACCTGTCAGGCCAAAGCCTGGAAGTGGAGGAGGCGAGCGCGTCGCTTGGTGAGCGCCGTGCGCATGGCACCGCGGTTGCCGGCGTCGCCATCGGCGGACCGGACTTGTGGGGTCTGACCAACGCACTCGGACTGGACATCAGCATAACGCCGCGCCGCATCTATAGGGAATTGACGATCGAGGGAGTGGTCGTGCCGCAAGTGGATCTGATCAAGCTGTACGACGCGATCGACAGCGAGGCCCAGATCTTCAACCTGAGCTTTGCAACCACTGATAAACGCAGCATGGATGAATTCGCGCGTTTCCTGGGACCTTACGCGCAAAAACTCTTTGTCGTGGCCGCCGGCAACAACAATCTGAACTATGACAGCGGTGGGGTGGATCTCGTTGTCACCAATTTATACCCGCAATTGTTCAGCGATGAGAGCTCGGCTCCCAATTTGATCACTGTGGCCTCCTATGATGGCGTGGGCCGGGCCTGGTTCTCCAACTTCTCGGATGACTATGTCGCAATCGCCGCGCCCGGCTGTGCCATTGCTTCATGGATGCCCGATGTGGCTGGACAGGAATATGTCGCGGCCAGGTTCGCCGGGACATCCTTCTCTGCGCCGATCGTTTCCTACGTGGCGGCTATCGTTGCCTCTCTCATGCCGAGCGATCGCCAGTCGCCGATTTGGGTTCGGACGCGCTTGCTTGCATCTGCAGATCTGGTTGCAGGCCTGTCTGGAGTGACGGACGGTCGGCTTCTCAACCCCATCAAGGCTGTTTCTGTCTACGAGGACCTGGTGGAACTCTCCGACGGCACGCTGGTTCGCGGCAATCTGGGACAGGTGAACCCGCGCACATTGTGCACGGTTCCCGGTCTTGCACCCGATGCCGTCCTGCTGAAATTCGCTCGGCTGCCGGAGCCTCGCAATGGCAAGGATTCAGTCATCTACTATCTGCGGCACCGAACGCTGCAAAGCATGGATTGCAACCAGATCCCGAACAACAATCTGGGGATGTCGACCAGTTCGGGCAACGTCGTTATCGCGGTCAAGGACGCGCGCGACATCATCATGAGGACGCCGGGAAATGGAACGGACTAG
- a CDS encoding M12 family metallopeptidase, which produces MERTRTLVAASLIFALLPSLSVGQDAAAPEYGAGPNVGNISLTVDGTIANLDLSADSRGNALYQGDIIFGPLASVLNLPQGVGLMDLGDEHLFGLAIRGREFRWPNAVVRYSIDPDLPDQARVFSAMQTWRSEAGVVFEEANSSSENQIVFVPGDGCSSYVGMVGGPQPLTLSEDCKVGNVIHEIGHALGLQHEQARVDRAEYVVVFSQNILPGREGNFEPDPTTYEEVGPYCYDSIMHYSAYAFSRDPANLVTIETVPPGQPIGQRSYLAPCDLETFSAIYALADQPVTAAFEGVLDLYPEGCQARRQCYLRNDIIFTDPSNLRWKAGKRDPDAGPGIQTGLTDGATIPDWAQRLIGEPYSDEYLLAAVVHDHYCYDENHVRGWRETHRMFYDALLALGVPMVKAKIMYAAVYLGGPKWTSLVLGESCGPNCVFDASGTSESPMPSITLFRDDDYGSASFLRVLSDVETRLAEQENLSLADIEAIIHERRGDDFFYRTPGHLNVTAP; this is translated from the coding sequence ATGGAACGGACTAGGACGCTTGTCGCAGCTAGCCTGATATTTGCCCTTCTGCCATCGCTTTCGGTCGGACAAGACGCCGCTGCACCGGAATACGGGGCAGGACCGAATGTAGGGAATATATCGCTGACCGTCGATGGCACGATTGCCAATCTTGATCTCAGCGCAGACTCCCGCGGAAATGCGCTCTATCAGGGAGACATCATTTTCGGGCCGCTCGCCAGTGTCCTCAACCTGCCTCAGGGCGTCGGTCTGATGGATCTCGGCGATGAACATCTGTTCGGCCTGGCAATCCGGGGCAGGGAGTTCCGGTGGCCAAATGCGGTGGTAAGATACAGCATCGACCCAGATCTTCCCGATCAGGCACGCGTCTTCAGCGCCATGCAGACATGGCGGTCGGAGGCCGGTGTGGTCTTCGAGGAGGCGAATTCGTCCTCAGAGAACCAGATTGTCTTCGTTCCCGGCGATGGCTGCAGTTCCTACGTGGGAATGGTCGGCGGCCCACAGCCCCTGACGCTGTCCGAGGATTGCAAGGTCGGCAATGTCATCCATGAAATCGGGCATGCCCTTGGGCTCCAACACGAACAGGCGCGGGTGGACCGGGCGGAATATGTCGTGGTGTTTTCGCAGAACATCTTGCCGGGGAGGGAAGGGAATTTCGAACCCGATCCGACCACCTACGAGGAAGTCGGACCCTATTGCTACGATTCGATCATGCACTATTCCGCCTATGCCTTTTCCAGGGATCCGGCCAATTTGGTCACCATAGAAACGGTGCCACCCGGCCAGCCGATCGGGCAACGCTCCTATCTGGCGCCGTGCGATCTCGAGACATTTAGTGCCATTTACGCTCTCGCGGACCAGCCGGTCACGGCGGCCTTCGAGGGTGTGCTCGACCTCTATCCGGAGGGTTGCCAGGCCCGGCGGCAATGCTACCTGCGCAATGATATCATCTTTACCGATCCGTCCAATCTGCGCTGGAAAGCGGGCAAGCGCGATCCGGACGCGGGCCCCGGAATTCAAACCGGCCTGACGGATGGCGCCACCATCCCGGACTGGGCTCAGAGGCTGATCGGCGAGCCATACAGCGACGAGTATCTGCTCGCCGCTGTCGTCCATGACCATTACTGCTACGACGAAAATCACGTGCGAGGCTGGCGCGAGACGCACAGGATGTTCTACGACGCCCTGCTTGCGTTGGGGGTCCCCATGGTCAAGGCCAAGATCATGTATGCCGCCGTCTATCTGGGCGGCCCCAAATGGACGAGCCTCGTGCTCGGCGAGTCGTGTGGTCCGAACTGCGTTTTCGACGCGAGCGGCACCTCCGAAAGTCCGATGCCCTCGATTACGCTCTTCCGAGACGACGATTATGGCTCCGCATCCTTTCTAAGGGTGTTGAGCGACGTTGAGACCAGGCTGGCGGAGCAGGAGAACCTGTCGCTGGCAGACATCGAGGCCATCATCCATGAAAGGCGCGGCGATGATTTCTTTTATCGGACCCCAGGGCATTTGAACGTCACTGCGCCCTAG